Proteins encoded within one genomic window of Fusobacterium sp. SYSU M8D902:
- a CDS encoding N-acetylmannosamine-6-phosphate 2-epimerase codes for MNRLDRVKGKLIVSCQALPEEPLHSSFIMGRMAYAAYVGGASGIRANTVVDIQEIKKNVDLPIIGIIKEQYGDNEVYITPTMKEIDALVAEGVDVIAIDGTKRERPDGRTLDDLMKEAKEKYPNQLFMADISSVEEAVNAEKIGFDIVGTTLVGYTHYTKGNDPVTELEKVIKAVSIPVIGEGNLDTPSKAKKALDLGAFAVVVGGAITRPQQITKKFVTEMEK; via the coding sequence ATGAATAGATTAGATAGAGTAAAAGGAAAATTAATAGTATCTTGTCAAGCACTTCCAGAAGAACCATTACACAGCTCATTTATAATGGGAAGAATGGCTTATGCTGCATATGTAGGTGGAGCATCAGGAATTAGAGCCAATACAGTTGTAGATATACAAGAGATAAAAAAGAATGTAGATCTTCCAATAATTGGAATAATAAAAGAGCAGTATGGAGATAATGAAGTATATATTACTCCAACTATGAAAGAGATAGATGCATTAGTAGCTGAAGGTGTAGATGTAATTGCTATAGATGGAACTAAGAGAGAGAGACCTGATGGAAGAACTTTAGATGATTTGATGAAAGAAGCTAAAGAGAAGTATCCTAACCAATTATTTATGGCTGATATTTCATCAGTTGAAGAGGCAGTAAATGCTGAAAAGATAGGTTTTGATATAGTAGGAACTACATTGGTAGGTTATACACACTATACTAAAGGGAATGATCCAGTGACAGAATTAGAAAAAGTTATAAAAGCTGTATCAATTCCAGTAATTGGTGAAGGAAACCTAGATACACCATCTAAGGCTAAAAAAGCATTAGATTTAGGAGCTTTTGCTGTTGTAGTAGGTGGAGCTATAACTAGACCACAACAGATAACTAAGAAGTTTGTAACTGAAATGGAAAAATAA
- the pncA gene encoding bifunctional nicotinamidase/pyrazinamidase, with amino-acid sequence MKALILVDLQNDFCKNGALEVKNGDETISVANSLINKFSQENSLILATKDWHPSSHKSFAINSNGTIGEIGTLNGIPQVWWPVHCVENTKGSEFHPDLNKDLISTIIYKGTNPEIDSYSGFFDNGRLNETTLNSILKENKIDTLYILGLATDFCVKFTVLDALQLGYEVYLVEDGCRGVNLEADSSTKAIEEMKNCGATIVKSIDLL; translated from the coding sequence ATGAAAGCTTTAATACTTGTTGATTTACAAAATGACTTCTGTAAAAATGGTGCTCTTGAGGTAAAAAATGGAGATGAGACTATTTCTGTTGCCAACTCTCTTATAAATAAATTTTCTCAAGAGAACAGTTTAATTTTAGCCACAAAGGACTGGCATCCTAGTTCTCACAAGAGTTTTGCTATAAACTCTAATGGAACTATTGGAGAAATTGGAACTTTAAATGGGATTCCACAAGTTTGGTGGCCTGTACACTGTGTTGAAAATACAAAGGGAAGTGAATTTCATCCTGATTTAAACAAGGATCTAATATCTACAATAATATATAAAGGAACTAATCCTGAAATTGATTCATATAGTGGATTTTTTGATAATGGTAGACTCAATGAAACTACTCTAAACTCCATATTAAAAGAGAATAAAATTGATACTTTATATATTTTAGGATTAGCTACAGATTTCTGTGTTAAATTCACTGTTCTTGATGCTTTACAGCTTGGTTATGAAGTATATCTTGTTGAAGATGGTTGTAGAGGTGTAAATTTAGAAGCTGATTCCTCTACTAAAGCGATTGAAGAGATGAAAAATTGTGGGGCTACTATCGTAAAAAGTATTGATTTATTATGA
- a CDS encoding YhcH/YjgK/YiaL family protein — translation MIYGEIKELGKYKGISKNLDTAIDFILEGKYKNGVVGKNIVDGEKVYFNQPDSPMTKELAEGFIENHRKYIDIHMVIEGEEKIGYISNTDIKLTKEYDDAGDYELYEGELENLFYLDPKKYIILFPGEPHMALIKGGEETKKIKKVIFKVLVD, via the coding sequence ATGATATATGGAGAGATAAAAGAATTAGGAAAGTACAAAGGGATTTCAAAAAATTTAGATACAGCTATTGACTTTATATTAGAAGGTAAGTATAAAAATGGAGTAGTTGGAAAGAATATAGTTGATGGAGAGAAGGTTTATTTCAATCAGCCAGATTCACCTATGACAAAAGAGTTAGCTGAAGGATTTATAGAAAACCATAGAAAATATATTGATATTCATATGGTAATAGAGGGAGAAGAGAAGATAGGATATATCTCAAATACTGATATCAAATTGACAAAAGAGTATGATGATGCAGGAGATTATGAGTTATATGAGGGAGAGTTAGAAAACCTATTCTATTTAGATCCTAAAAAATATATAATTCTTTTCCCAGGAGAGCCACACATGGCACTAATCAAAGGTGGAGAGGAAACTAAAAAAATAAAAAAAGTAATCTTTAAAGTGTTAGTAGACTAA
- a CDS encoding ROK family protein produces the protein MKVIGIDIGGTAVKFALLTEMGEILETGEFPTEANKGVENLFNNICKVIDGYLSEDVLGIAVSGTGQIDGTIGKVIGGNPIIPGWIGTNLVERLESKYKLPAVLENDVNCAALGEKWLGAGKDDKDFLCLTIGTGIGGGIVLDGDIFRGKTCVAGEFGHIQIEKNGEQCLCGKKGCYERYASATALVKMVEEKTGKKLNGKEIFELEKSGDLEIKSVVDSWIDYFTDGLSTIAYIFNPTLVVVGGGVTKQGDYLLDRIKKSLDGKLGENYKKNLEIKFAELGNNAGILGAEYLLLKKIGKLK, from the coding sequence ATGAAAGTAATAGGTATTGATATAGGTGGAACTGCAGTAAAATTTGCTCTTTTGACAGAGATGGGAGAGATTTTAGAGACAGGAGAGTTTCCAACAGAAGCAAATAAAGGAGTTGAAAATCTATTTAACAATATTTGCAAAGTGATAGATGGATATTTGTCAGAAGATGTATTGGGAATAGCAGTGTCTGGAACAGGACAGATAGATGGAACTATAGGAAAAGTAATAGGTGGAAACCCAATAATCCCAGGTTGGATAGGAACTAATTTAGTTGAGAGATTGGAAAGTAAGTATAAATTACCAGCTGTTTTAGAAAATGATGTAAACTGTGCAGCACTGGGAGAAAAGTGGCTAGGAGCAGGAAAAGATGATAAAGATTTTCTATGTTTAACAATTGGAACAGGAATTGGTGGTGGAATAGTTTTAGATGGAGATATCTTTAGAGGAAAAACTTGTGTAGCAGGAGAATTTGGACATATACAGATAGAAAAAAATGGTGAGCAGTGTCTATGTGGAAAAAAAGGTTGCTATGAGAGATATGCTTCAGCAACAGCTTTAGTAAAAATGGTAGAAGAGAAAACTGGAAAGAAATTAAATGGAAAAGAGATTTTTGAGCTTGAAAAATCTGGAGATTTAGAGATAAAATCAGTAGTAGATAGTTGGATAGACTATTTTACAGATGGATTGAGCACAATAGCTTATATATTCAATCCTACTTTGGTTGTAGTTGGTGGTGGAGTTACAAAACAGGGTGACTACCTTTTAGATAGAATTAAGAAGAGTTTAGATGGAAAATTAGGAGAGAACTATAAAAAGAATTTAGAGATAAAATTTGCAGAATTAGGAAATAATGCTGGAATCTTAGGTGCAGAGTATTTGTTATTGAAAAAAATAGGGAAACTAAAATAA
- the tsf gene encoding translation elongation factor Ts: MAVITAGLVKELRERTGAGMMDCKKALQENNGDMDKAIDYLREKGIAKAVKKAGRVAAEGLIFDAVSADHKRAVLIEFNSETDFVAKNVEFKEFGKKLAEIAIANNVKTIEALNETEVEAGKTVAQAVTDLIAKIGENMNIRRIHETEAKDGFVATYSHLGGKLGVIVELSGEATEENVTKARDIAMHVAAMDPKYLNESEVTTADLEHEKEIARKQLEAEGKPAQIIEKILVGKMNKFYEENCLVDQIYVRAENKETVAKFAAPSTVLSYTRYKVGDGIEKKEENFAEEVAAQIKG, translated from the coding sequence ATGGCAGTAATAACAGCTGGTTTAGTTAAAGAACTAAGAGAGAGAACTGGTGCTGGAATGATGGATTGTAAAAAAGCACTACAAGAAAATAACGGAGATATGGATAAAGCAATTGACTACTTAAGAGAGAAAGGAATTGCTAAAGCAGTTAAAAAAGCTGGAAGAGTTGCAGCAGAAGGATTAATATTTGATGCTGTATCAGCAGATCACAAAAGAGCTGTACTAATCGAGTTCAACTCTGAAACAGACTTCGTTGCTAAAAACGTAGAGTTTAAAGAGTTTGGAAAGAAATTAGCTGAAATTGCTATTGCAAACAACGTAAAAACAATAGAAGCTTTAAATGAGACAGAAGTAGAAGCTGGAAAAACTGTTGCTCAAGCAGTAACTGATTTAATCGCAAAAATCGGAGAAAACATGAACATCAGAAGAATCCACGAAACTGAAGCTAAAGATGGTTTTGTAGCTACTTATAGCCACTTAGGAGGAAAATTAGGAGTTATAGTTGAACTATCTGGAGAAGCTACTGAAGAGAACGTAACTAAAGCTAGAGATATCGCTATGCACGTAGCAGCTATGGATCCTAAATACCTAAATGAGTCTGAAGTAACAACAGCTGATTTAGAGCACGAAAAAGAGATAGCTAGAAAACAATTAGAAGCTGAAGGAAAACCAGCTCAAATTATTGAAAAAATCCTAGTTGGAAAAATGAACAAATTCTATGAAGAGAACTGTTTAGTAGATCAAATCTACGTAAGAGCAGAAAATAAAGAAACTGTTGCTAAATTCGCAGCACCTTCAACTGTATTATCTTATACAAGATACAAAGTTGGAGACGGAATCGAGAAAAAAGAAGAGAACTTCGCAGAAGAAGTTGCAGCTCAAATCAAAGGATAA
- a CDS encoding GNAT family N-acetyltransferase — MLKKIGEYQLKILDKSLMERKKEEILKLLKLIPNSHYTLEDILGEKKGERVLYGKWEYSLVLFDKERVVGVLIGYEREKEESKLYSENCFYINEVAISRELKGKGLGRSLLRYFIDNLKCYKYLDGDFIIRIQTTNSVENIKVIELYEELGFKRVGTKDYLTKQDLILEIRR; from the coding sequence ATGTTAAAGAAAATTGGTGAGTATCAATTAAAAATATTGGATAAATCTTTGATGGAAAGAAAAAAAGAGGAGATATTAAAACTATTAAAGTTAATACCAAATTCTCACTATACATTGGAAGACATTTTAGGAGAAAAGAAAGGAGAAAGAGTGCTTTATGGAAAGTGGGAGTATAGTCTTGTGCTTTTTGATAAAGAGAGAGTTGTTGGGGTATTGATAGGGTATGAGAGAGAAAAAGAGGAGAGCAAACTCTACTCTGAAAATTGTTTCTATATAAATGAAGTGGCAATTTCAAGAGAGTTAAAAGGTAAGGGATTGGGCAGAAGTCTACTGAGATATTTTATAGATAATTTAAAATGTTACAAATATCTAGATGGAGATTTTATAATAAGGATACAAACAACAAATAGTGTTGAAAATATAAAAGTGATAGAGCTCTATGAAGAGTTAGGATTTAAAAGGGTAGGAACAAAAGATTATCTAACAAAACAGGATCTAATTTTGGAAATAAGAAGATAA
- a CDS encoding ArsB/NhaD family transporter: MELFKLTSGILIFLITFYFIITEKHPKSIVTIIGGALMVILQIITEEQALETIGYNLEILFLLIGMMVIVEIMSETGVFQWVAIKIAQLVRGNPVKILVFISIITAVFSAVLDNVTTILLVVPVTIFLAKRLEVDPKPFVLLQIFASNIGGTATMIGDPPNLIIASLSGLDFNDFIINLTPLIIINMAVLLTSSVFFLRNKLEVSNELKAGIMELSLDRTITNKKLLIQSIIVFSLVILGFLTNSFTEIGLAIIAITGAAVLVFLSKKKPEEVFAKIEWETLFFFGGLFVLVDGIENLGVISKLSEYLIVFTEGNIKFTSSLILILSTILSPIVGSIPHTLSFGKILLQIAPSFQGNTQVLWWALSLGACLGGNMTIVGAAANIIGASVAKKGGIEISFLEFFKWGTIVVIQSTVLSMIYLYFRY, translated from the coding sequence ATGGAGTTATTTAAACTTACATCTGGTATTCTTATTTTTCTTATCACTTTCTATTTTATCATTACTGAAAAACACCCTAAATCTATCGTCACAATAATAGGAGGAGCTCTGATGGTTATTCTTCAGATAATCACTGAAGAACAAGCTTTAGAGACTATTGGTTATAATCTTGAGATTCTCTTTTTACTTATTGGTATGATGGTTATCGTTGAAATAATGTCTGAAACAGGAGTCTTTCAATGGGTTGCTATTAAAATAGCTCAATTAGTTAGAGGTAATCCAGTAAAAATTCTCGTTTTTATATCTATTATAACAGCAGTATTTTCAGCAGTTTTGGATAATGTTACTACTATTTTACTTGTAGTACCTGTCACTATTTTTTTGGCCAAAAGACTTGAGGTAGATCCTAAGCCTTTTGTTCTTCTTCAAATATTTGCATCTAATATAGGAGGAACAGCTACTATGATTGGAGATCCACCTAACCTTATTATAGCAAGTTTAAGTGGTCTTGATTTCAATGACTTTATCATCAATCTAACTCCACTCATAATCATAAATATGGCTGTCTTATTGACTAGCTCTGTATTTTTTCTAAGGAACAAATTAGAAGTTTCAAATGAATTAAAAGCTGGTATTATGGAATTAAGTCTAGATAGAACTATTACAAATAAAAAACTTTTAATTCAATCTATTATTGTTTTTTCTCTTGTAATTTTAGGATTCCTAACTAATAGCTTTACAGAAATAGGATTGGCTATTATAGCTATTACAGGAGCTGCTGTCCTAGTCTTTCTAAGCAAAAAGAAGCCAGAAGAGGTATTTGCTAAAATAGAATGGGAAACACTCTTCTTCTTTGGTGGACTTTTTGTTTTAGTTGATGGAATTGAAAACTTAGGAGTTATCAGTAAGCTTTCTGAATATCTAATTGTATTTACAGAGGGAAATATCAAATTTACCTCATCTTTAATACTTATACTATCAACAATTCTTTCACCTATTGTTGGATCTATTCCACATACTTTATCTTTTGGTAAAATTTTATTACAAATTGCACCTAGTTTTCAAGGTAATACTCAAGTATTATGGTGGGCTTTATCATTGGGAGCTTGTTTAGGTGGAAATATGACTATCGTTGGTGCCGCTGCCAATATTATTGGTGCTTCTGTTGCAAAAAAAGGGGGAATTGAAATCTCATTCCTTGAATTCTTTAAATGGGGTACTATTGTAGTTATTCAATCAACTGTTCTTAGTATGATCTATCTATATTTTAGATATTAA
- the pykF gene encoding pyruvate kinase PykF gives MKKTKIVCTIGPKTESVESLKTLLNTGMNMMRLNFSHGDYEEHGNRIINFRQAQKETGIRAALLLDTKGPEIRTIKLEGGKDVTIVAGQEFTITTDKSVIGDNTKVAVTYDGFAKDLKVGNTILIDDGLLAFTVTEINGNEVKCVAQNGGELGENKGVNLPNVAVNLPALAEKDINDLKFGCEQGIDYVAASFIRKADDVRAVRKVLDENGGERIQIISKIENQEGLDNFEEILALSDGIMVARGDLGVEIPVEEVPLAQKMMIKRCNEVGKVVITATQMLDSMIKNPRPTRAEVNDVANAILDGTDCVMLSGESAKGKYPVEAVTVMAKVATKMDPLVKVERSINKGDITITSAVARGTADVSEELGAKVIVVGTQSGRAARDMRRYFPAATILAITNDEKTANQLVISRGVVPYYDDKAETLESFFELAEKVSVELGLAQSGDIVVATCGEKVFQRGTTNSVKVIKVK, from the coding sequence TTGAAAAAGACTAAAATTGTTTGTACAATTGGGCCTAAAACTGAATCAGTGGAAAGTTTAAAAACTCTTTTAAACACAGGAATGAACATGATGAGATTAAATTTCTCTCACGGAGATTACGAAGAGCATGGAAATAGAATAATAAACTTTAGACAAGCTCAAAAAGAAACAGGAATTAGAGCTGCATTATTATTAGATACAAAAGGACCTGAAATAAGAACTATAAAACTTGAGGGTGGAAAAGATGTTACAATAGTAGCAGGACAAGAGTTTACAATAACAACAGATAAGAGTGTTATTGGAGATAATACAAAGGTTGCAGTAACTTATGATGGTTTTGCAAAAGACTTAAAAGTTGGAAATACTATATTAATAGATGATGGATTACTAGCTTTTACAGTTACTGAGATCAACGGAAATGAAGTAAAATGCGTTGCTCAAAACGGTGGAGAGTTAGGAGAAAATAAAGGAGTTAACCTACCAAATGTAGCTGTTAATTTACCAGCATTAGCTGAAAAAGATATAAACGACCTTAAATTTGGTTGTGAACAAGGAATAGATTATGTTGCAGCTTCTTTCATCAGAAAGGCTGACGACGTAAGAGCAGTAAGAAAAGTATTAGATGAAAATGGTGGAGAGAGAATACAAATTATCTCTAAAATAGAAAACCAAGAGGGATTAGATAATTTTGAAGAGATATTAGCATTATCTGATGGTATAATGGTAGCAAGAGGAGACTTAGGAGTAGAGATTCCAGTTGAAGAGGTTCCTTTAGCACAAAAAATGATGATAAAAAGATGTAACGAAGTTGGAAAAGTAGTTATTACAGCTACTCAAATGCTAGATTCTATGATAAAAAATCCTAGACCTACAAGAGCAGAGGTAAACGACGTTGCAAATGCAATTTTAGATGGTACTGACTGTGTAATGTTATCTGGAGAATCAGCAAAAGGAAAATATCCAGTAGAAGCAGTTACTGTAATGGCAAAAGTAGCAACTAAGATGGATCCATTAGTAAAAGTAGAAAGAAGTATAAATAAAGGTGACATAACAATAACTTCTGCAGTAGCAAGAGGAACTGCTGATGTAAGTGAAGAGCTAGGAGCTAAAGTTATAGTTGTTGGAACTCAATCAGGAAGAGCTGCAAGAGATATGAGAAGATACTTCCCAGCAGCAACAATACTAGCAATAACTAATGATGAAAAAACAGCTAACCAATTAGTAATTTCAAGAGGAGTAGTTCCTTACTATGATGATAAGGCAGAGACATTAGAGTCATTCTTCGAATTAGCTGAAAAAGTTTCAGTAGAGTTAGGATTAGCACAATCAGGAGATATAGTTGTTGCAACTTGTGGAGAAAAAGTTTTCCAAAGAGGAACAACTAACTCAGTAAAAGTAATAAAAGTAAAATAG
- a CDS encoding LysE family transporter, with translation MKHLLQGFTMGLAYVAPIGLQNLFVINTALVQKRSRAIITAMIVIFFDITLALACFLGVGAIMEKSKILELGILLVGSIIVIYIGYGLIRSKGVMDKTADVNIPLKKVITTACVVTWFNPQAIIDGSMMLGAFRASLLPEEGVNFIIGVMSASATWFLGLTLFLSIFKSKFTDNILTWINRVCGVVIVLYGIKLLYSFIEMIKAY, from the coding sequence ATGAAACATTTATTACAAGGTTTTACTATGGGATTGGCTTATGTTGCTCCGATAGGGTTACAGAATCTATTTGTTATCAATACAGCTTTGGTACAGAAGAGAAGTAGGGCTATTATAACAGCTATGATAGTTATATTTTTTGATATCACCTTAGCTTTAGCCTGTTTTTTAGGAGTAGGGGCAATAATGGAAAAGTCTAAAATTTTAGAGCTAGGAATACTCTTAGTTGGAAGTATTATTGTAATCTATATCGGGTATGGTTTGATAAGATCTAAAGGTGTTATGGACAAAACAGCAGATGTCAATATACCTTTGAAAAAAGTTATTACAACAGCCTGTGTTGTAACTTGGTTTAATCCTCAAGCAATAATAGATGGAAGTATGATGTTGGGAGCATTTAGAGCATCTTTATTACCAGAGGAAGGAGTAAATTTTATAATAGGAGTGATGAGTGCTTCAGCTACTTGGTTTTTAGGATTGACTCTATTTTTAAGTATATTTAAGAGTAAATTTACAGACAATATTTTAACTTGGATAAATAGAGTGTGTGGAGTAGTAATAGTCCTATATGGAATAAAATTGCTATATAGTTTTATTGAGATGATAAAAGCATATTAA
- the rpsB gene encoding 30S ribosomal protein S2: MAVITMKQLLEAGVHFGHQAKRWNPKMAKYIFTERNGIHVIDLHKSLKKIEEAYAVMREIAEQGGKVLFVGTKKQAQEAVKEQAERSGMYYVNNRWLGGMLTNFATIKTRVERLKELEQMEADGTLDTAYTKKEAANFRKELAKLSKNLCGIKDMKEVPAAIFIVDCKKETLAIKEASDLGIPVFAMIDTNVDPDLITYPIPANDDAIRSVKLISSVMANAIVEGNQGKEVVEAPATEEEVVVEEGSAE, encoded by the coding sequence ATGGCAGTAATAACAATGAAACAACTATTAGAAGCTGGAGTTCACTTCGGACACCAAGCAAAAAGATGGAACCCAAAAATGGCTAAGTACATCTTCACAGAGAGAAATGGAATCCACGTAATCGATTTACACAAATCTTTAAAGAAAATCGAAGAAGCTTATGCAGTAATGAGAGAGATTGCTGAGCAAGGTGGAAAAGTATTATTCGTAGGAACTAAAAAACAAGCTCAAGAAGCTGTAAAAGAGCAAGCTGAAAGATCAGGAATGTACTATGTAAACAACAGATGGTTAGGAGGAATGTTAACTAACTTCGCAACTATCAAAACTAGAGTAGAAAGATTAAAAGAGTTAGAGCAAATGGAAGCAGACGGAACTTTAGATACTGCTTACACTAAAAAAGAAGCAGCTAACTTCAGAAAAGAATTAGCAAAATTATCTAAAAACTTATGCGGAATCAAAGATATGAAAGAAGTTCCAGCAGCTATATTTATCGTAGACTGTAAAAAAGAAACTTTAGCAATAAAAGAAGCTTCTGACTTAGGAATCCCTGTATTTGCAATGATCGATACTAACGTAGATCCAGATTTAATAACTTACCCAATTCCTGCAAACGACGATGCTATAAGATCAGTAAAATTAATCTCATCTGTAATGGCTAACGCTATAGTTGAAGGAAACCAAGGTAAAGAAGTAGTAGAAGCACCTGCTACTGAAGAAGAAGTTGTAGTAGAAGAAGGATCAGCTGAGTAA
- the eno gene encoding phosphopyruvate hydratase, with protein sequence MTRIVDVVAREILDSRGNPTVEVDVVLECGAKGRAAVPSGASTGAYEAVELRDGDKSRYLGKGVLTAVKNVNTEIREAILGMDAIDQVAIDRTMIELDGTPNKGRLGANAILGVSLAVAKAAAEALGMPLYKYLGGVNAKELPLPMMNILNGGSHADSAVDVQEFMIQPVGAKTFAEAMRMGCEVFHHLGKLLKKMGDSTNVGNEGGYAPAKINGTEGALDLIVEAIKAAGYEPGKDITFAIDAASSEFCKEVAPGKFEYHFTREGGVVRTSEEMVEWYAGLVEKYPIKSIEDGLGEDDWAGWQLLTAKIGDKVQIVGDDLFVTNTERLKKGIETKAGNSILIKLNQIGSLTETLDAIEMAKRAGMTAVVSHRSGETEDATIADIAVATNAGQIKTGSTSRTDRMAKYNQLLRIEQELGSMAQYNGMDVFYNIKK encoded by the coding sequence ATGACAAGAATAGTTGATGTAGTAGCTAGAGAAATACTTGATTCAAGAGGTAACCCTACAGTAGAAGTAGATGTAGTGTTAGAGTGTGGAGCAAAAGGAAGAGCAGCAGTTCCATCTGGAGCTTCAACAGGAGCTTACGAAGCTGTTGAGTTAAGAGATGGAGACAAATCAAGATATTTAGGAAAAGGTGTTTTAACTGCAGTTAAAAACGTAAACACTGAAATAAGAGAAGCTATCTTAGGAATGGACGCTATAGACCAAGTTGCAATAGACAGAACTATGATCGAATTAGACGGAACTCCAAACAAAGGAAGATTAGGAGCTAATGCTATACTAGGAGTATCTTTAGCAGTTGCAAAAGCAGCAGCAGAAGCATTAGGAATGCCTTTATATAAATACTTAGGAGGAGTAAACGCCAAAGAATTACCTCTACCTATGATGAATATCTTAAACGGAGGATCTCACGCTGACTCTGCAGTAGACGTACAAGAGTTTATGATCCAACCAGTTGGAGCAAAAACATTTGCTGAAGCTATGAGAATGGGTTGTGAAGTTTTCCACCACTTAGGAAAATTATTAAAGAAAATGGGAGATTCTACTAACGTAGGAAACGAAGGTGGATATGCTCCAGCTAAAATAAATGGAACAGAAGGAGCTTTAGACCTTATAGTTGAGGCTATAAAAGCTGCTGGATATGAGCCAGGAAAAGATATCACATTTGCAATAGATGCTGCATCAAGTGAGTTCTGTAAAGAAGTAGCACCTGGTAAATTCGAATACCACTTCACAAGAGAAGGAGGAGTTGTAAGAACTTCAGAAGAAATGGTAGAATGGTATGCTGGATTAGTAGAAAAATATCCAATCAAATCTATCGAAGATGGATTAGGAGAAGACGACTGGGCAGGATGGCAATTATTAACTGCTAAGATCGGAGATAAAGTACAAATCGTTGGAGACGACCTATTTGTAACTAACACAGAAAGACTTAAAAAAGGAATAGAGACAAAAGCTGGAAACTCTATCTTAATAAAACTTAACCAAATCGGATCATTAACTGAGACTTTAGATGCTATAGAAATGGCAAAAAGAGCAGGAATGACTGCAGTTGTATCTCACAGATCTGGAGAAACTGAAGATGCTACAATAGCTGATATCGCTGTTGCAACAAACGCAGGACAAATCAAAACTGGTTCAACTTCAAGAACTGATAGAATGGCTAAATACAACCAATTATTAAGAATTGAGCAAGAATTAGGATCAATGGCTCAATACAATGGAATGGATGTATTCTACAACATAAAAAAATAG
- a CDS encoding hemolysin III family protein, whose protein sequence is MEISRIEEWVNSMTHYFGVVLALIGTGALLIHTLQSGNIGYLVGSMVFCCSLILLYTMSGTYHILPIGKFKRIFKILDHSAIYVLISGSYTPYLLGFFDGKIKWVLFFIQWGMTLIGIIFKIFFAGRFRFLSTLIYLFMGWMIVFVFDDLKTFVSPISIKFLICGGIAYSVGTIFYGMKNIRFMHGIWHIFVLVGSIFNYLSVYFI, encoded by the coding sequence TTGGAGATTTCAAGAATTGAGGAATGGGTTAACTCTATGACTCATTATTTCGGTGTAGTTTTAGCTTTAATTGGTACTGGAGCATTATTGATACATACCTTACAGAGTGGCAACATTGGATATCTTGTAGGATCTATGGTATTTTGTTGTTCCCTTATTCTACTCTATACTATGTCTGGTACTTACCATATTTTACCTATTGGTAAATTTAAAAGAATTTTCAAAATTCTTGATCACTCAGCTATATATGTTTTAATATCTGGCTCTTACACTCCCTATCTATTAGGATTCTTTGATGGCAAAATAAAATGGGTTCTTTTTTTTATACAATGGGGAATGACATTGATTGGGATTATTTTTAAAATCTTTTTTGCAGGTAGGTTCAGATTTCTTTCAACTTTGATCTATCTATTTATGGGTTGGATGATAGTATTTGTTTTTGATGATCTAAAAACTTTTGTCAGTCCTATTTCCATAAAATTCCTTATCTGTGGTGGAATAGCCTATTCAGTTGGAACAATTTTCTATGGAATGAAAAATATTAGATTTATGCATGGAATTTGGCATATCTTTGTATTAGTTGGAAGCATATTTAACTATCTATCTGTATATTTTATTTAA